A window from Pseudomonadota bacterium encodes these proteins:
- a CDS encoding zinc ribbon domain-containing protein, which produces MPIYEFHCDKCDHDFEFLVFGKEKPFCPSCESKKVKKLMSACGFVSKGAGGETTGQSASASSCGSCSSSSCSSCGH; this is translated from the coding sequence ATGCCTATATACGAATTTCACTGTGATAAATGCGATCATGATTTTGAGTTTTTGGTATTTGGAAAAGAAAAACCTTTTTGCCCATCCTGTGAGAGCAAAAAAGTAAAAAAACTTATGTCAGCATGTGGTTTTGTGAGCAAGGGAGCAGGTGGGGAAACCACCGGACAATCGGCATCAGCATCTTCCTGCGGGTCCTGTTCATCTTCAAGCTGTTCGAGTTGCGGACATTGA
- a CDS encoding HU family DNA-binding protein, translated as MTKAELVDAIAADTKITKTAAVAALDSFMKNVTKALKSKDGKVTLVGFGTFSKTKRAARKGRNPQTGAAIKIKACNVVKFKAGKNLKNAV; from the coding sequence ATGACAAAAGCAGAATTAGTTGATGCAATAGCTGCCGATACAAAAATCACAAAAACTGCTGCTGTTGCAGCGCTGGATTCATTTATGAAAAATGTCACAAAAGCTTTAAAATCAAAAGACGGCAAAGTTACTCTTGTTGGTTTTGGAACATTCTCTAAAACAAAACGCGCTGCTCGTAAGGGTAGAAATCCCCAAACCGGCGCAGCAATCAAAATCAAAGCATGTAATGTTGTAAAATTCAAAGCCGGTAAAAACCTAAAAAATGCAGTGTAG
- a CDS encoding type II secretion system F family protein produces MPVYQWKGRNKRGQIQKGEIEASSIDIVKNRLNAQKLTPIKIKEKPKDIFENVAFLQPKVKDSDIIIFARQFSTMIDAGLPIVQCLDILYSQQENKTFKLMLKKIKESVEGGQTLADALKKYPDQFDDLFTNMIAAGETGGVLDTILQRLAAYIEKAAKLKGQVKGAMVYPVVTLIIAFVVLIVILVFVIPVFQQMFSDFGGELPMPTQIVVAMSEFVKQKIIYLIIAIILFVIVYKRIAKTEKGRYALDGFFLKVPAFGILLRKVAVAKFTRTMSTMLSSGVSILEALDIVAKTSGNKVIEKAIYDVRSGISEGRTMSEPLVESGIFPSMVCQMIAVGESTGALDAMLSKIADFYDEEVDQAVANLMSLIEPFMLVFLGVTLGGLVIAMYLPIFKMAGAIGG; encoded by the coding sequence ATGCCTGTTTATCAATGGAAAGGACGGAACAAAAGAGGCCAGATCCAAAAAGGAGAGATAGAAGCTTCCAGTATAGATATAGTAAAAAACAGACTTAATGCTCAAAAGCTTACACCCATCAAAATCAAAGAAAAACCTAAAGATATTTTCGAAAATGTTGCTTTTTTACAGCCTAAGGTAAAGGATTCGGATATAATTATTTTCGCCAGGCAATTTTCCACAATGATCGATGCGGGTCTTCCAATTGTCCAATGCCTGGATATTCTTTACTCCCAGCAAGAAAACAAGACCTTCAAACTTATGCTCAAGAAGATAAAAGAATCTGTTGAAGGGGGTCAAACTTTAGCCGATGCTTTGAAAAAATATCCTGATCAGTTTGACGATCTTTTTACAAACATGATTGCAGCAGGAGAAACAGGCGGTGTTCTCGATACTATTTTACAGCGGCTTGCTGCATATATAGAAAAAGCGGCAAAACTTAAAGGACAGGTAAAAGGCGCCATGGTTTATCCGGTAGTAACTCTTATTATCGCCTTTGTAGTGCTTATAGTAATTCTTGTTTTTGTTATTCCGGTATTCCAGCAGATGTTTTCAGATTTTGGAGGGGAACTTCCTATGCCAACCCAGATTGTTGTTGCTATGAGCGAATTTGTTAAACAAAAAATAATTTATCTTATAATAGCAATTATTCTTTTTGTAATAGTTTATAAGAGAATTGCCAAAACAGAAAAAGGCAGGTATGCACTTGATGGTTTTTTCCTTAAAGTTCCAGCATTTGGTATTTTATTGCGTAAAGTTGCCGTAGCTAAATTTACACGAACAATGTCAACCATGCTTTCAAGCGGAGTTTCAATATTAGAAGCTCTTGATATAGTTGCTAAAACATCGGGTAACAAGGTAATTGAAAAAGCCATATATGATGTGCGTTCCGGGATTTCGGAAGGTCGTACCATGTCAGAACCTTTAGTTGAAAGCGGCATTTTCCCTTCTATGGTATGTCAGATGATTGCTGTAGGCGAATCTACCGGAGCCCTTGATGCCATGCTTTCAAAGATTGCCGATTTCTATGATGAAGAAGTTGATCAGGCGGTTGCAAACCTCATGTCTCTTATTGAACCATTTATGCTGGTGTTTTTAGGTGTCACACTCGGAGGTCTTGTTATAGCAATGTATCTTCCGATATTTAAAATGGCCGGCGCAATAGGAGGATAA
- the ilvB gene encoding biosynthetic-type acetolactate synthase large subunit produces the protein MLTGGQILMEILKSEGVDTIFGYPGGAVIDIYDELAKTDIRHFLVRHEQGAVHAADGYSRASGRVGVCLVTSGPGATNTVTGIASAYMDSIPLVVLTGQVPTHLIGNDAFQEVDIVGITRSCTKHNYLVTKVEDLAETLKEAFYLARSGRPGPVLVDLPKDVIKATTAYKVPVEVNLRSYKPTYSPNLRQLQKIIDLVGKAKKPVIFAGGGVILSKGSEELTEFAKKAVIPVTTSLMGLGSFPASDPLWLGMIGMHGTYRANMSVGDCDLLLAIGVRFDDRVTGKTDSFAKNAKIVHIDIDPTSIRKNIPVSVPVVGDCRISLEHLNRMFDEANLVDLAQKREDWLNKINKWKEKMPLSYDQKDIIKPQYVIDTLFKLTKGDAIITTEVGQNQMWTAQYYHFDKPGHFITSGGLGCMGFGLPAAIGAQVACPDKLVVDIAGDGSIQMNIQEMATAIQYGLPVKIVILNNGYLGMVRQWQELFYGKRYSCTAMECSPDFVKLAEAYGALGLRATKPEDVIPVLTEGINSNKTVIMEFLVDKEENVYPMVPAEAPITEMLLV, from the coding sequence ATGCTGACTGGCGGTCAGATACTTATGGAAATCTTAAAGAGCGAAGGCGTGGATACCATATTCGGATATCCCGGAGGCGCTGTTATAGATATTTACGATGAGCTTGCAAAAACAGACATACGCCATTTTCTTGTTCGCCATGAGCAGGGAGCAGTTCATGCTGCCGACGGATATTCAAGGGCAAGCGGCCGGGTCGGCGTATGCCTTGTTACATCAGGTCCGGGGGCTACAAATACCGTAACCGGCATAGCATCGGCATATATGGATTCCATACCGCTTGTAGTACTTACAGGCCAGGTTCCGACTCATCTTATAGGAAATGATGCTTTTCAGGAAGTAGATATAGTTGGAATTACAAGGTCATGCACCAAGCATAATTATCTTGTAACAAAAGTAGAAGATCTTGCGGAAACATTGAAAGAGGCTTTTTATCTGGCAAGATCCGGCCGTCCCGGGCCGGTGCTTGTTGACCTGCCGAAAGATGTCATAAAAGCAACGACAGCATATAAAGTGCCTGTAGAAGTAAATCTCAGATCATATAAACCGACTTATAGTCCTAATTTAAGACAGCTTCAAAAGATTATTGATCTTGTAGGCAAAGCCAAAAAACCTGTTATTTTTGCAGGAGGCGGGGTTATCTTGTCAAAAGGTTCTGAAGAACTTACAGAATTTGCAAAAAAAGCAGTAATACCGGTTACTACATCATTAATGGGTCTGGGTTCTTTTCCTGCAAGCGATCCTTTATGGCTTGGAATGATAGGTATGCATGGAACATACAGGGCTAATATGTCAGTTGGAGATTGCGATCTTCTTCTTGCAATAGGAGTGCGTTTCGATGACCGTGTTACAGGCAAGACCGATTCATTTGCTAAAAATGCAAAAATCGTACACATAGATATAGATCCGACTTCAATAAGAAAAAATATTCCCGTATCAGTTCCCGTTGTCGGAGATTGCCGTATTTCTTTGGAACATCTTAATCGAATGTTTGATGAAGCAAATTTGGTGGATCTTGCTCAAAAAAGAGAAGACTGGCTGAATAAAATAAATAAGTGGAAGGAGAAAATGCCGCTTTCTTATGATCAGAAAGATATAATAAAACCCCAATATGTTATTGATACTCTTTTTAAGCTTACAAAAGGAGATGCGATAATAACAACTGAAGTAGGTCAGAATCAGATGTGGACAGCTCAGTATTATCATTTTGACAAGCCGGGGCATTTTATTACATCAGGAGGTCTTGGATGTATGGGATTCGGACTTCCGGCAGCCATAGGAGCCCAGGTGGCCTGTCCTGATAAATTGGTTGTAGATATTGCAGGGGACGGAAGCATTCAGATGAATATCCAGGAAATGGCAACTGCTATTCAGTACGGCCTTCCGGTAAAGATTGTTATATTAAATAACGGATATCTTGGGATGGTAAGGCAATGGCAGGAACTTTTTTACGGTAAACGGTACTCCTGTACTGCAATGGAATGTTCGCCCGATTTTGTTAAGCTTGCAGAGGCATATGGTGCACTAGGCTTAAGAGCAACAAAGCCTGAAGACGTAATACCGGTTCTTACTGAAGGCATTAATTCAAATAAAACGGTTATAATGGAATTTTTGGTTGATAAAGAAGAAAACGTATATCCCATGGTTCCGGCTGAAGCACCTATTACTGAAATGCTTCTGGTCTGA
- a CDS encoding dihydroorotate dehydrogenase, translating to MSKPDLSVDIGGMQLKNPVMTASGTFGYAQEFKSFIDLNRIGAIIVKGLSLNSSKGNKPPRIVETPCGMLNAIGLENIGLDDFIKNKLPFLKTLSTPAIVNIYGTSIEEYSMLAEAIEDINEIAGIEVNISCPNVKKGGIAFGVDPKSAYKVTKAVRNKTSKPLMVKLSPNVTDITEIALSAADAGANSVSLINTITGMSIDIKTRRSRLANITGGLSGPAIKPIALRMVWQVAQKVKIPVVGVGGILTADDAIEFIIAGATAVQIGTANFINPRATIEIIKGIEDFLIENRISSITELVGTLDTNC from the coding sequence ATGAGCAAACCCGATTTAAGTGTTGATATTGGCGGAATGCAACTTAAAAATCCGGTCATGACCGCCTCCGGCACTTTTGGTTATGCACAAGAGTTTAAGTCATTTATTGATTTAAACAGGATAGGAGCAATAATCGTAAAAGGGCTTTCCCTCAATTCTTCAAAAGGAAACAAGCCGCCACGCATTGTTGAAACACCATGCGGGATGTTAAATGCCATAGGCCTTGAAAATATCGGGCTTGACGATTTTATAAAAAATAAACTGCCATTTCTAAAAACTTTATCAACACCTGCTATCGTTAATATTTACGGTACAAGTATAGAGGAATACTCTATGCTTGCTGAAGCGATAGAGGATATTAATGAGATAGCAGGTATAGAAGTAAATATATCCTGTCCCAATGTAAAAAAAGGCGGAATAGCTTTTGGAGTTGATCCAAAGTCAGCATATAAAGTTACAAAAGCGGTTCGTAATAAAACATCCAAACCTCTTATGGTCAAACTTTCCCCAAATGTTACCGACATTACGGAAATAGCTTTAAGCGCAGCCGATGCAGGAGCAAATTCTGTGTCTCTTATTAATACAATTACAGGTATGTCAATAGACATCAAGACAAGACGTTCAAGGCTTGCTAATATAACGGGGGGACTTTCAGGCCCTGCAATCAAGCCGATAGCTCTTCGGATGGTATGGCAGGTAGCTCAAAAAGTGAAAATTCCCGTAGTAGGCGTCGGAGGAATACTTACCGCCGATGATGCTATTGAGTTTATCATAGCAGGTGCAACAGCCGTTCAGATCGGCACGGCAAATTTCATAAACCCAAGAGCAACTATCGAAATAATAAAAGGGATAGAAGATTTTCTTATAGAAAATAGAATTTCAAGTATTACAGAACTTGTAGGTACCTTGGATACGAACTGTTAA
- the ilvC gene encoding ketol-acid reductoisomerase: MAKIDFGGVVEEVITSEEFTIDKAREVLKDETIAILGYGVQGPAQALNLRDNGFSTIIGQMEGDAYWEKAIADGFVPGKTLFPIEEAAKRGTIIKELLSDAGQVATWPTVKKCLSEGDALYFSHGFAIVYKDQTGIIPPNNIDVILVAPKGSGTNVRRNFLDGSGINSSYAVFQDYTGRAKERTLALGIAIGSGYLFPTTFEQEVYSDLTGERGVLMGCLAGVMEAQYNLLRKHGHSPSEAFNETVEELTQSLIRLVAENGMDWMFANCSTTAQRGALDWAPKFRDAVVPVFDDLYDRVKSGKETKRVLEVNSAPDYLVKLRKELDEIKNSEMWKAGAAVRSLRPENRK; the protein is encoded by the coding sequence ATGGCAAAAATTGATTTTGGTGGAGTAGTAGAAGAAGTTATAACATCGGAAGAATTTACTATTGATAAAGCAAGAGAAGTGCTCAAAGATGAAACTATAGCAATTCTTGGCTATGGTGTTCAGGGACCGGCACAGGCCCTTAATTTAAGAGACAACGGATTTTCGACAATTATCGGTCAGATGGAGGGTGATGCTTACTGGGAAAAAGCAATTGCTGATGGCTTTGTTCCGGGCAAGACGCTTTTTCCGATAGAAGAAGCAGCAAAAAGAGGAACGATAATTAAAGAACTCCTCTCCGATGCTGGACAGGTTGCTACCTGGCCGACTGTAAAAAAGTGCCTTTCGGAAGGTGACGCCCTTTATTTTTCGCATGGGTTTGCCATTGTATATAAAGATCAGACAGGAATTATTCCGCCGAATAATATTGATGTTATTCTTGTTGCACCGAAAGGTTCGGGAACAAATGTGAGAAGAAATTTTTTGGATGGCAGCGGAATCAATTCCAGTTATGCTGTTTTTCAGGATTATACCGGACGTGCAAAGGAAAGGACACTTGCCCTTGGAATTGCTATAGGGTCCGGGTATCTGTTCCCAACTACATTTGAACAAGAAGTATATAGCGACCTGACAGGTGAAAGAGGTGTGCTTATGGGTTGCCTTGCAGGTGTTATGGAAGCTCAGTATAACCTGTTAAGAAAGCATGGCCATTCTCCCAGTGAAGCATTTAACGAAACCGTTGAAGAACTGACTCAGAGCCTTATCCGTCTGGTAGCTGAAAACGGAATGGACTGGATGTTTGCAAATTGCAGTACTACCGCACAAAGAGGTGCTCTTGATTGGGCACCAAAGTTTCGCGATGCAGTAGTTCCGGTTTTTGATGATCTATACGATAGAGTTAAATCAGGGAAAGAAACAAAAAGAGTTCTTGAGGTAAACAGCGCTCCCGATTATCTTGTAAAATTAAGAAAAGAGCTGGATGAAATAAAAAATTCCGAAATGTGGAAAGCTGGAGCAGCCGTCCGCTCGCTTAGGCCTGAAAACAGGAAATAA
- a CDS encoding radical SAM protein, with the protein MKNKLNSGYRYIFGPIPSRRLGVSLGVDLLPSKTCTLDCIYCECGKTKNLTISQKEYVPVENVKYELKDFLQSAPDIDYITFAGSGEPTLHSGLGDLIRYIKFSYPRYRVAVLTNGTLFYEPSILKQVIDADLVKISVDAGTFENFVRINRPHETLELSKITDGLINLRKNYDKELWVEVFIVKNLNDNRVELKKIKEVINLIKPDRIHLNTLDRPGTESWIEPAEEFVLKDIASYLNDATLINKDEVSGLILSNEIEKFIIATVKRRPITAKDVSRIFNLSENDAARYLNTLYESKRVDKKKMPRGEFYFNRN; encoded by the coding sequence ATGAAAAATAAATTAAATTCAGGGTATAGGTATATATTCGGACCGATACCGTCAAGAAGGCTGGGTGTATCCCTTGGAGTGGACCTTTTACCTTCAAAAACCTGTACTCTTGATTGTATATATTGCGAATGCGGCAAAACAAAAAATCTTACTATCAGCCAAAAAGAGTATGTGCCTGTTGAAAACGTCAAATATGAACTTAAGGATTTTTTACAATCTGCTCCTGATATAGATTATATTACATTTGCCGGCTCAGGTGAGCCGACTTTACACAGCGGTCTTGGAGATCTGATCCGATATATAAAATTTAGCTACCCGCGCTACCGGGTAGCTGTGTTGACTAACGGCACTCTTTTTTATGAACCGTCAATTTTAAAGCAGGTCATTGATGCCGATCTTGTCAAAATATCCGTAGATGCCGGAACTTTTGAAAATTTTGTACGAATAAACAGGCCGCATGAAACTCTTGAACTATCTAAGATAACGGACGGGCTGATCAATTTAAGAAAAAACTACGATAAAGAATTGTGGGTGGAAGTATTTATTGTTAAAAATTTAAATGATAACAGGGTAGAACTTAAAAAGATTAAAGAAGTTATTAATCTGATAAAGCCTGACCGCATTCATCTAAACACCCTCGACAGGCCCGGAACAGAAAGCTGGATTGAACCGGCCGAAGAATTTGTTTTAAAAGATATTGCATCTTACCTAAATGATGCAACACTAATCAATAAAGATGAAGTATCAGGACTTATCTTAAGCAATGAAATAGAAAAATTTATAATAGCTACTGTCAAACGGCGCCCTATCACAGCAAAAGATGTTTCTCGCATATTTAATTTAAGTGAGAATGATGCTGCGAGATATCTTAACACTCTGTATGAAAGCAAACGGGTTGACAAAAAGAAAATGCCGCGAGGGGAATTTTATTTTAATAGAAATTGA
- the cimA gene encoding citramalate synthase — protein sequence MEPILLYDTTLRDGTQGENVSFTADEKLDIATRLDNLGIHYIEGGWPGSNPRDKQFFDLAKRIQFKNSRLSAFGATRRSGISPDDDPSLKALIESDTPAVTVFGKSWELHILKIMENTLDENLEMIKDTIEYLKHNNREVIYDAEHFFDGYKENNEYALKTLIIAAQSGADIIVLCDTNGGTLPFDIETITNDARKKLEKHYAGKKAVRIGIHAHNDCGLAVANSIIAVKAGAIMVQGTVNGYGERCGNTDMTSVIPILCHKMNRQCFPYENLAKLTKLSHFVSETANMIPLKSRPFVGKSAFAHKGGVHVSAIMKEPKAYEHMNPELVGNVRRVLISDLSGKSNIEYKAKELDIELGNKGFDSRKIVNEIKRLEQEGYQFDTADGSFRILIEKYTDQFKPLFELESFRVTVEKDKDRPCTAHATIKIKVDEKSEITAAEGHGPVSALDNALRKALAQFYPDLDSMRLIDFKVRVMDGREGTAAKVRVLIESRDKDDLWSTIGVSEDIIEASWHALADSFQYKLAKML from the coding sequence ATGGAACCGATCCTTTTATATGACACAACCTTAAGAGATGGAACCCAAGGAGAGAATGTCAGTTTTACCGCCGATGAAAAGCTTGATATCGCAACAAGACTAGATAACCTTGGGATACACTATATCGAAGGTGGGTGGCCAGGTTCCAATCCAAGAGATAAACAGTTCTTTGATCTTGCTAAACGGATACAGTTTAAAAACAGCCGGCTTTCTGCATTTGGCGCAACACGAAGATCCGGTATTTCTCCGGATGATGATCCCAGTTTGAAAGCACTAATCGAAAGCGATACGCCGGCTGTAACTGTTTTCGGTAAAAGCTGGGAGCTCCATATCCTCAAAATTATGGAAAATACTTTAGACGAAAATCTTGAAATGATAAAAGATACTATAGAGTATTTGAAGCATAATAATCGTGAAGTAATTTACGATGCCGAGCATTTTTTTGACGGATATAAAGAAAATAATGAATATGCACTAAAAACTTTAATCATTGCGGCACAAAGCGGTGCCGATATTATTGTGCTTTGTGATACAAACGGCGGCACTCTTCCTTTTGATATTGAAACAATAACAAATGATGCGAGAAAAAAACTCGAAAAGCATTACGCTGGAAAAAAGGCTGTCAGAATAGGAATCCATGCTCATAACGACTGTGGCCTTGCTGTGGCAAATTCAATAATAGCCGTCAAAGCTGGTGCGATAATGGTACAGGGAACTGTAAACGGATATGGAGAAAGATGTGGAAATACTGATATGACGTCAGTTATCCCCATACTTTGCCATAAAATGAACAGACAGTGTTTTCCCTATGAGAATCTTGCCAAATTGACTAAATTATCTCATTTTGTCAGTGAAACCGCAAATATGATTCCATTGAAAAGTAGGCCCTTTGTAGGAAAAAGCGCTTTTGCACATAAAGGCGGCGTGCATGTCAGTGCCATCATGAAAGAGCCTAAAGCCTATGAACATATGAATCCGGAGCTTGTAGGAAATGTACGTCGTGTTCTTATCTCGGATTTGTCCGGTAAAAGTAATATAGAATATAAAGCAAAAGAACTTGACATCGAGCTTGGGAATAAAGGATTTGACAGCCGCAAAATTGTAAATGAGATAAAGCGTCTTGAACAGGAAGGTTATCAATTCGATACAGCCGACGGATCTTTTCGGATATTAATAGAAAAATATACCGATCAGTTCAAGCCGCTTTTTGAGCTTGAGTCGTTTCGTGTTACAGTTGAAAAAGATAAAGACAGGCCATGTACGGCTCATGCGACAATTAAAATTAAAGTTGATGAAAAAAGCGAAATAACTGCTGCCGAAGGACATGGCCCGGTGAGTGCTCTTGATAATGCATTACGTAAGGCTCTTGCACAATTTTATCCCGATCTTGATTCAATGCGTCTTATTGATTTTAAGGTAAGAGTTATGGATGGCCGCGAAGGCACTGCTGCTAAAGTCAGGGTTTTGATAGAATCGCGGGATAAAGATGATCTTTGGAGTACTATAGGCGTTTCAGAAGACATTATAGAAGCAAGCTGGCATGCGCTTGCGGACAGTTTTCAATATAAATTAGCAAAAATGCTGTAA
- the ilvN gene encoding acetolactate synthase small subunit, whose protein sequence is MAEEKHVLTMLVDNKPGVLSRVVGLFSGRGFNIDSLCVAETMEPLVSRITIVTKSSLAEMEQIEKQLNKLINVIKLRTVSGPRSVQREMALIYVIAKNGQRSEVLRIVDIFRGKVIDVGPEHFIIEVTGNEEKLNAIINLLRPMGIKKLAKTGTLALFR, encoded by the coding sequence ATGGCAGAAGAAAAACATGTACTGACAATGCTTGTTGATAACAAGCCGGGGGTTCTTTCCAGAGTGGTAGGATTATTTAGTGGAAGAGGTTTCAATATTGACAGCTTATGTGTTGCAGAGACTATGGAACCACTTGTTTCCAGAATTACCATTGTAACAAAATCATCCCTTGCGGAAATGGAACAAATAGAAAAACAGCTTAACAAGCTGATAAACGTAATAAAACTTCGCACTGTGTCGGGGCCACGGTCTGTTCAAAGAGAGATGGCCCTTATATATGTTATAGCCAAAAACGGCCAGCGGTCCGAAGTTTTAAGAATAGTTGATATATTCAGAGGAAAGGTCATAGATGTCGGCCCTGAGCATTTTATTATAGAAGTTACAGGCAATGAAGAGAAACTTAATGCTATAATAAATCTTCTAAGACCCATGGGGATTAAAAAACTGGCAAAGACAGGGACATTGGCCCTGTTCAGATAA
- a CDS encoding 2-isopropylmalate synthase, which produces MSDRIYIFDTTLRDGEQSPGASMNTAEKLRVATQLEKLGVDILEVGFPATSEGDFEAVSAISEKIKVAQVAALARANIPDIDRAWEAIKNAAKPRIHTVIATSDLHLKYKLNMTREEVLQRSVEAVKHAKKFTDNIEFSAEDASRSDRDYLCKVFEAAIEAGASTVNLPDTVGYAIPEEFAELIRYVIAHTPNINKAILSIHCHNDLGLATANTLAAIVAGARQAEVTINGIGERAGNASMEEVVMAINTRPNYFPMTTGIKTEYFYPTSRLVSMITGILVQPNKAIVGANAFAHESGIHQDGVLKNPMTYEIMKPETIGLNTNKMVLGKHSGRHALRAHLNDMGYILSPEEIDTLFVKFKELADRKKHVMDEDIEVLVAEGLLQTKDVFSLDYLNVIAGTTVMPMASVRLIVNERPVQGAGYGNGPIDAAFNTIARLTGTTSELMRFSISSLSGGTDSQGEVTVRLKENGLEAMGRGADPDIITASAKAYINGLNRLEYLKAHPLRISESAIDG; this is translated from the coding sequence ATGAGTGACCGCATATATATTTTTGATACCACTTTAAGAGACGGCGAGCAATCGCCTGGAGCCAGTATGAATACCGCTGAAAAGTTAAGAGTTGCAACACAGCTTGAAAAGCTTGGAGTAGATATACTCGAAGTCGGCTTTCCTGCAACTTCCGAAGGAGACTTTGAAGCGGTTTCGGCAATATCCGAAAAGATAAAAGTTGCACAGGTTGCTGCTTTAGCCAGAGCTAACATCCCTGATATCGACCGTGCATGGGAAGCAATAAAAAATGCTGCAAAACCAAGGATTCATACTGTTATTGCGACTTCTGATCTGCATTTGAAATACAAGCTTAATATGACAAGAGAGGAAGTACTCCAAAGATCGGTTGAAGCTGTAAAACATGCAAAAAAATTTACAGATAATATTGAATTTTCAGCAGAAGATGCATCCCGAAGCGACCGAGATTATTTGTGCAAAGTATTTGAAGCGGCAATTGAAGCAGGGGCCAGCACAGTTAATTTGCCGGATACGGTTGGATACGCAATTCCTGAAGAATTTGCCGAACTGATCAGATATGTGATAGCGCATACGCCAAATATTAATAAAGCTATTTTAAGCATTCACTGCCATAATGATCTGGGTCTTGCCACGGCAAATACTCTTGCGGCGATTGTAGCAGGGGCAAGGCAGGCTGAAGTTACAATAAACGGGATAGGTGAAAGAGCCGGAAATGCTTCTATGGAAGAAGTAGTAATGGCAATTAATACCAGGCCTAATTATTTTCCGATGACCACAGGGATTAAGACGGAATATTTTTATCCGACCAGCCGTCTTGTCAGTATGATTACAGGTATACTTGTTCAACCAAACAAAGCTATTGTAGGAGCCAATGCTTTTGCCCATGAATCCGGTATTCATCAGGATGGGGTATTAAAAAATCCCATGACGTATGAAATTATGAAACCGGAAACTATAGGATTAAATACTAATAAGATGGTATTAGGAAAGCATTCAGGCCGCCATGCACTTCGGGCTCATCTTAATGATATGGGATATATACTATCACCGGAAGAAATAGATACCTTGTTTGTAAAATTTAAAGAACTTGCTGACAGAAAAAAGCATGTGATGGATGAAGATATTGAAGTGTTGGTTGCAGAAGGATTGCTACAGACTAAAGATGTGTTCTCTCTTGACTACTTAAATGTTATAGCCGGAACTACTGTCATGCCGATGGCCAGCGTACGGCTTATTGTAAACGAAAGGCCGGTTCAGGGTGCAGGTTATGGCAATGGGCCTATCGATGCGGCTTTCAATACCATTGCCAGGTTAACCGGGACTACATCTGAGTTAATGCGTTTTTCAATCAGTTCACTTTCCGGAGGAACCGATTCCCAGGGTGAAGTTACTGTCAGATTGAAAGAAAATGGCTTAGAAGCCATGGGCAGAGGAGCTGACCCTGATATCATTACTGCAAGCGCCAAAGCCTATATAAATGGTTTGAACAGGCTAGAATATCTTAAGGCTCACCCGTTAAGGATTTCCGAATCTGCTATAGATGGATAG